A window of the Gossypium arboreum isolate Shixiya-1 chromosome 2, ASM2569848v2, whole genome shotgun sequence genome harbors these coding sequences:
- the LOC108466182 gene encoding uncharacterized protein LOC108466182, producing MSSRRGARSYGRGCGSARDGSSASAGDDVLSQAMLRILERVAGPDTGVGSRRSISERLRLNGAEIFKRVAGVAPNVAKYFLEATKRIMDVLDCTSEQKLKGAVSLLREKAYLWWLTVKEGTQLDRIAWEFFKSAFQGKYVSASYVDAQRKEFLNLTQGDQSVAEYEAEFLQLSRYVKGIVAIDYERCVQFEDGLRDSLRVLIAPQRERDFATLVGKANIVEDLKRTKHLNWER from the exons ATGAGCAGTAGAAGGGGTGCAAGAAGCTACGGCAGAGGCTGTGGAAGTGCTAGGGATGGATCTTCGGCATCAG CTGGGGACGACGTATTGTCGCAAGCAATGTTAAGGATTCtagaaagggtcgctgggcccgaCACTGGTGTTGGGAGCCGAAGGTCGATTTCTGAGAGACTCCGGTTGAATGGAGCCGAGATCTTCAAGCGTGTCGCTGGAGTAGCACCGAATGTGGCCAAATATTTTTTGGAGGCCACTAAAAGAATAATGGACGTCTTGGATTGCACTTCTGAGCAAAAACTGAAAGGAGCAGTGTCGCTGCTGCGAGAGAAAGCTTACCTGTGGTGGCTTACCGTGAAAGAGGGCACTCAGCTTGACCGGATAGCCTGGGAGTTCTTCAAATCGGCGTTTCAAGGGAAATACGTGAGCGCAAGCTACGTGGATGCCcagaggaaggaattcttgaacttGACTCAGGGAGACCAATCTGTGGCGGAGTACGAGGCAGAATTCTTACAACTCAGTCGGTATGTTAAAGGAATAGTGGCAATAGATTATGAACGTTGTGTTCAGTTTGAAGACGGCCTCAGAGACAGTCTTCGGGTACTAATTGCTCCTCAGAGGGAGCGGGATTTCGCAACATTAGTGGGGAAAGCAAATATTGTTGAAGATCTAAAGCGCACTAAGCACCTAAACTGGGAAAGATAA